The Candidatus Epulonipiscium sp. genome has a segment encoding these proteins:
- the leuD gene encoding 3-isopropylmalate dehydratase small subunit, translating to MKTQGRVFKYGDNVDTDVIIPARYLNTSDPQELAKHCMEDIDIDFPKNVNKGDIIVANKNFGCGSSREHAPIAIKASGISCVIASTFARIFYRNAINIGLPILECEEAVKGIDAGDEVEIDFGTGTITNKTKNETYKAQPFPEFMQKIIAADGLIKYIQV from the coding sequence ATGAAAACACAAGGAAGAGTATTCAAATATGGAGACAATGTAGATACAGATGTAATAATTCCAGCTCGGTATTTAAACACATCTGATCCACAGGAACTAGCTAAACATTGTATGGAAGATATAGATATTGACTTCCCTAAGAATGTTAATAAAGGGGATATCATAGTAGCAAACAAAAACTTTGGTTGTGGTTCTTCAAGGGAACATGCACCCATTGCTATAAAAGCATCAGGAATTTCCTGCGTTATAGCAAGTACTTTTGCAAGGATATTTTATCGTAATGCAATAAATATCGGCCTTCCGATATTGGAATGCGAAGAAGCTGTAAAGGGAATCGATGCAGGGGATGAGGTAGAAATAGATTTTGGAACAGGAACAATCACAAACAAGACAAAAAATGAAACCTATAAGGCTCAACCATTCCCAGAATTTATGCAAAAGATTATCGCAGCAGATGGTCTTATAAAATATATCCAAGTATAG